The sequence CTCTGGAAGGTCATGTCGTTCAGGTAAGTGTAGTTTAAACAAAGTTTTGTGAGGAAGTCAAAGCGAGCAAAGGAGTCAGGCATGTTTTCCAGACGAAAATTCCTAAGAGCCAAATATCTGAGCTTGCGGCAAGAGAAAACAGAAGTCGGAACTTCAACCTCTCTAAGAAATTCGAGACTCATCTCTTTTACATGTTTCAGAGCAGCACAGTGAACCCACTCATTAAGCGTTGCACTTGAAATGACGGAGGTTTGTAATTGAAATTGGAAAAGAGCAAGGTCTGCAGAATGTGAATTAAGAATGCCATCAATTATGTTTACAAGTCCACGTCTTCGGAAGGCTGATGAATAAAAGATGTCCTCTGAAAAAATTAGGCTGGGTAATGACCTCGAAAGCAATTCCCATTTCCTAGAAAGCACAGAACAATGAATTTCCTGATCCAAAGGAAGTTTTATTACAATTCAAGAAAAACACTTTCCAAAAGAAGACAACTAACTGAAACCATTCGTATGCATTTGTAACTCTGAGGGATGTGAACCGTTTCTTTTTTCTTACACCAATAAGTTTGATGATCCTTatatgatgccattgtaggttacgcCTCTCGGCATAATTAGTTGTGAATTTAAGTGAAAATATAttgtaatataatttattttaaatatataatcttACAAAAGTAATtaatttttgaataataaaaataaacaacaaaattaGTAAGGTGATTTAATAATGATAAATTTTAAATGTTTACATCTGTTTAAATTTTACAATCAATaataattagaaaaataattttttttaatatatattattaaaaaaataattgtctatattttaatgaaaacatatttttgaaataaaaaaaatatatatatatatttttttgataaaagtggatgaaccactgaaattatattaaattttatacttttttacatggtgtctggttcaacgagcactgaagggaaagaaccagtaagaaaacccttcagtattgctcaaaaaACAAAAGCCTATTTACCCATTACAAAAGCCCATAGGCAACCCAGATACAACCCCTGATTACAATATCaatcgcattagatataaaggaagcttggAAAAAGCTTATAGGAATCAGTGAAGAAGATGGCACCCCAAAATGAGACCACCATGTCCACAAAGTATCATCACCCAAAAGGACCAAACTGTCTATGCACCGCATGACTCCAAGGCCTTGCAAAGAACAAACCCACAACCAAAAGGGAACCAAGTAAAAGTAGTCCTGACAACACAAGAATAGTTAGCAAACATATGCCCATCCATATAATAAGCAGAGAAGGATGGAAAAAACCCTTAGAAATCAGGGAGAGGCCTATCCATAAAAGAATCCAAAGCAAAagccataacaacaacaacaagaggtCTAGTAAGAGAGAAGTTTCATGCAAGAGATAGGAAAATCTGAAGGGGCAAGTTCTATATGATCAGCACCCTCAACCACAGCCTTGTTTGCAAGAAAATCCGCGAAAGCATTAATTTCTCCAAAACAGTGAGAAATAGAGAAAGTGGAAAAGCCATTTAGTTGAAGGAAAATGTGCTCTAAAAAATACTGCAAGTGCCAAGAGAGACACTTTTTTCTAGCAACCGCCTGAAATACCagcattgaatcaccttcaataacaatgtccTTAATGTTTAAAGAACGAGCAAGATCAAGTCCAAAGGATAAGGCCTGAAACTCAGCCACATTATTAGTGCCATGACCAATATATTTACCCACTGCTTTGatgatctttgaggagtgataaaaaataATTACCCAACCCCAGACCTCCCCGGATTACCCTTAGAGGCCCCataaaaaaaattttaatatttattaaaaataaaattaacaacaaattaaatcgaatcaaaataataataataataataacaagttATATACAACATGTCTATAATTATATATAACTATAGAAATTATAGACAAGGGGTTGCATTTAAAGTAAAGATGTATTACAATATGACTTTTCTATAACCTCTAAAACATAAAAAGAAGAAGGTATTAGGGCAACACAAAAATTCCAAACATTATTGAGACAACGGTAACTCTTTTGTAATAATAAGACTGCAGTCTGGTGTTTTATAGAGGAGGACGCTGTTACCAGACGTATCACATCTCCTCTTTTACAATAAAAAAAGAACGAGTAGAAttaaatggaaaaaaataaaatacaatccGGTTTTATTTAAAGTGTATGAGTGCCAGTAGTGTCAGTGTCCAGCATGGGAGTCTCCAGCATATTCTGCTCATCTGTAAAccacaaaaaaaatggaaaaatgtaaATACAGATTGGTGGTGGTGACCTTTTCGGTTTTCTGGTTCTTTGATTGGTGAATATTGTTGATGATTAAGATTTTTAAGAATAGTGTTATTGGTCCCTGCATTGTCAGACTAATGTTTTTGCCTACTGCATTGTCAATTAATTTCTGCTCGAAGCACGACGCCAGCATTAAAAAACGTCACTTTTCCTAATgcttagagtgtttggatttaaaAAATGTAATTTTAAGTCAATTTTTCGTTTTTTCTAATTCGTCCTTCATAATTTCCCGcggtttttccttttttttttaattaaaatttgaagaaaaaCGCAACCGGCCAATGAGCAAGAAGAGGGAAAAATATAAAACATCCACTAAAGTTTATTTGGAAGGTTCTAGTGGCCGTCGGATCTATTGTCACGTCAACGATCCTGACTGTTCTTTTCAATCGGACGGCTGAGAAGCTAGCTAGGCCATTGTTTAAGAGAGGGAGTGAGTTATGTTTGATGTTCTTCGTCAGTGGCCTCAAATTAAATTTCATATCAAGTCTGTTTCCCAGACTCTAGTTTGGTAGATCGGGTTTCAGGCTCAATGGAGCCTTCGCCCAATGGGTGAGCAAAATTCTTGTTCAACGTTTGCATCGCTCGATAAATAGAATGAAACAAGCTGTGCTGCGAGCAACCAGCTAAACTATTCCTTTGGTCAGTAGAATTTTCCCCATCCGTTGTCTTTTTGTTTCCGTTGAATCATCAATCTGTACGAAGACCTAGAACAATCCAGGTCTTGAGTTCATGAAAGTCTTTGACATGTTCTGATCCAGAAGCAGGGCTCCTTATACAAGAAAAGTTGTCTTTGATTGTGAATTCTCGAGTGTTTTTCATGGTTTGAGTTTTCAGATCTGGAGTTAATATTTCTATGTAATTATGTTTATAAATGATATTAAGTATAGAAACAATATTTCTTAAGTTTCTGGGAAATAAAAATATCTATCCTCATGAGATTGTACCACAGAGCCAGCAGgtttttggaaaaagaaattatctATCCCCATCAGTGCATGCATGCCACAAATTGAGGGCAGGGGAAATCCTTTGAATAAAAAGGGGGATCCATTTTTTGTGGGGGCCCTTGGAAAGAATGCCCAACTCCTCAAGGATTTAAAATTCTGTATAGAGAATCCTAGAGTGAAAACCCTAGTGCCCACCATAGCAATCCCCAAAGGTTTGGTTGATGAATTGGGAGATGGGCACGTGCGCAAAATCTTGTGCCCACTGCCCTTAGTATTGGGTCTGGACAAGCCTTCCGTTGTTCCAAATTTTCTTATGGCCTTGCAAGCTAAGGGCTGGGATGCCGTACGCTTGAATGCATATGTCACTAGGTGGGCTCGCTCAGATTGTGCTCAAATGTTGCTTGGGATGAGGGAAACCGATGCAATTGTTTTAACTAGCATAACAGAGACTCAGGGACTATTGAAGAACCTTTTGTTCTTTGGGTGTTGATTGGAATATGTTTAAGAGTAGGCACCCTATGTTGTTGGTGGCTGCACATGGGCCTCTAACATCCTCCGGAGCACAGCGAATAGGTGTCCAGATTGATGTTGTTAGTAAACAATTTCACAGTTTTGCAGGTGTAATTGATGCCCTTGTATTGAGTTGGAGATCCATGAATAAGAAATTATAAGAATGCATTGCATTGTGCTTGATTTTTATTAATCAGGAAGCCACATAGTTAGTTTCATTGGGAGGCTACATAGGGAATTGGAGCATTCTCACTTATTTACACAACCTGTTCCATTTTACTACAGCATTCTGTTATCACTTTATGAGATCTAGGAGAGTCTCAAAAGAGCGGAGTCTAAAAGTATTCCCTGTACCATAACGGATTTTACATTAATAATTATCATCCAATGCTTTTCTTCGCAACTTTTCGGGTCTTCTTGGTATCCTTACATGGTATCAAATGCTTGTAGCttgattgttcaatataaactctaattttttttgtatgtcttgaaagaatttgtTTTTTTCTACAAAAATTGAAGTTCATTCAAACCTTTGCAAATCACTATATCCAGTAAGTTTTAGGAATGAACTTTCCCTGATCCCTTTGAATGGAGGATTTGCATCATTGTCGAACATATCAATTTAACATTCTGATTCTACCCATTACCAATTCTTGCATTGATGAATACAATAAAATCCATTGGCATTCTGTTCTGAAATGAGTATTGAAATTCACAAAGTGGGATATTTTTAGTTCTTAGTATAAGGTTTCAGACTTTTACATTCGACATGGAATTTTACAGTTCTATTCTATGATTTTATAAGAGTTATCCATTTTAAACGTACTTCGACATCCTCATACACGGATTTTCCAtggttttgatttgttgagctattGGTTTTCATCCTTTGCATAGTAATCAATCTTTGTATGTCATTAAAGCTCCTTACTGTACAAAACTGACATAGATTTTACATGAAGCTACGGAAAACACACGCAGGAAAAAACACAATATTGTGCAAGTAATCAAACTTACAATAAAATACATTTGGGATTATCTTGTTTACCTTATGAAATAAAGATTcaatgcaaagaaaaagaagagttTGTCGTACTAAAAGGCTATCTATTCTATTTTAACTCATTTAACTTTACTACATTTAAGCAAATATTTTGCATGTGCTTTCTTATTGAAAATGGAAATCTAAGGTCTTATATATTGGCTATTTTCCTACATGCAATACTCCTACTTAGCCAATGTTTTTCAGATAAACTTCTGCGCATCAAATCCTTTCTTACGAAACTTAAACTTATTTTTTGACAGTGACTTTGTTAACACTTCTGCTACCATCaattttatttcacaatattcttcTACAATTTCACTAAGTAATTGATACTGTACTTCAATATGCTTAATTCCTCAACGAAACCTTGAATTCTTTGTTATTGCCATGCAATTTAGACTGTTACATATCAACACTATTAGTTGTGTTTGAGTAATCTCAATgtctttcaacaattttctgaacCATACTAATTCTTTCAGGGATTGACAAGCTGCTACGTATTCTGGCTCTGCAGTAAAAGGAGAAATTTTTGGTTATTACTtgctcttgaatctatatctccaCTTAAATTGAATTAGTCTCTTGATGTCTATCTTTGGTCATCAATAACTCTTGCGTAGTCTGTAACACAATATTCAATTAGCTTTGGAGATTCTTCTGAACTCTTACCAAATCTAATCCCCTGCTTGATAGCTCCTCGAAGatatctgaaaattgttttgacaGCTGATAAATGGCAAGGTTCGGCATTGGGAAACATTTCTTGTGAAATTTATTTATGAGCTTCTGTTGGAGTACCTATTGGTTTGCAATTACCTATCGTCAACTTGTTTTTGAATGGTTTTAATGTACCGCTCTAGATTAAGTTGAATATTTTTCTTCTTCCCATCTGTGAAAATTGAATGTCTAGACAATATTGAATTTTACCGCAACTCCACATCTCAAATTCAGCCGCTAATTTAGAACAAAAAAACCTTAAAACTGATGCACCAGGATTTCTTCTTTATTGTAGTTTTAGAGGCTTGTTTTTGTTACTAGAATATATTTGGTTATTTTGGGCTTCAATCTCTAATATAGTAATCGCAACATTGAAACCAGAAATGCTGACTATTAGGCCTGTATTCAATCAGTACCATCTACGTCTCTTGTGCTGCTTCAGTGGTTGCAGAAACATCTTTATTTGTGATCTGCTTTATATTATAATTCTCATGACCATTTATTGCTCCGTTTTACCTTTCAATGTAGTTTACTTATCTTCTGACATTAAAATTTATTACTTAGATTTTGCAGTACTTCATTATGTATTTCTCATGCTAGTTAAAACTTCAGCCTTTTAAGTTCGTCACTAGCATTTATCTTTCATATTTCTTATATGCAAGGATATTTTGAAACAAACGTATCTTTCTTAGTTTTATCTAGCATCCAATCATGTTTATGTGAACTGAAATTTTAGTAACATATTTTGGAACGATATATAGATTCCTAGTTGGATTGATAAAGAAGTCTTTAAAAATTATCCCTAGCAATTTGTTCTTTTGTTTTAATGGATTGTTACTAGCATATTAACTTAATTCTATAAATTGGAATCACAGTGGTGATATGACATGCGGGCCTAATCCTCGACTTGTAAGGATGTTGGATGTGCTTTTCATCTTGCATGCTGAGCATGAAATGAATTGATGTACTGTGAATTGATGTACTGCGGCTGCAAGCTACCCTTTTAGAATATGCTTACATTGTACCTTTTCAAGAGATGTGTGGATGTGTATTCTTTGTTTCATTTGTCATTTATCAAAAAAGGTGAATAGTAATCAATCACAACAAACATTGTGTGAGATTCAATCTACCGACCTCATAAATCACAGCATATCAGAAATTTCAGGATTCAATCTACCGACCTCATAAATCACAGCACATCAGAAATTTCAGGGTTGATCGCTCTGCTTGTAACATAAAGCGTCTCCCAAAGACAATCCGCATACGAGGAACAAATGCTAAATGTGGAAATGAAGCCATCCTTATATGCCACGTTCCCAGCCATTGGGTGTCAAATACACTCAATGTGTTCCTTTTTTAATTTGCCAGCTGTTCCCTAGATCATTCATCCCGAGGAAAGAATCAGTCTCGAGAAGGCTTGAGTGAACTTTTTTTTTAAGGCCAAGCACATATATTGCATCCCACGCTACtaaagtttaatatttttttttgattgtAAGGTAAAAACTGAGATACAACGAAGTAAGATCTAAGTTCAACAACACATATTGTCTAACAAACTGCACATATCCATAGTTACTTACAAGTACATCGGTTATTGATTCCATACATATACAAACCCCACGCTTCTAAAtacagccatatatatatatatttattaatatgaaGCAAAGGCTAGTACAAAATGCCATCAGCAAAACTGACCTAAAGATCAGCTAGGAGCTTGTGCACACATAAACAAAAAAGCTACAAAATACCATCAAAAAGTTATGCTCTAGAACCAAGCAACCCAACCAAGGGGGCCTTCCATCCAAACTAGTTTCTGATCATTCAACCTTCTGATGTTGCTTATCATCTATTGGAAAACCATCTCTCCATTTCCTCTTATTTCATCCATGAGTGCATCTAAGGCATTGATAAAGGGAGTCCTCTCTGCACTAATTCTCCCCCATGTATATCTATGAGAGAGCTCATAGATAAATATTCTAGTATGTCCATCTTCTAAGAATCTGTGAAACTTTTCTTTGTTGACTCTGATAACCATTGTGATCTATGAGAAGACAATGTGGAATGTGAGTCtatgaaaagactcagtaaggactCTTTTGTCCCTTGATACCTGTCTAGATTCCTAATCCTCTATATGTACCAAAGAATTTCACATGAAAGTAAATTCCAAAACATATTAGTGTCTTTTTTAAGTCCTTTAATAAAGCCAGATACAACATCAAGAGTGTTAATATGCCATGGAATAATTAACacaaacaaaatccatactgattccTCAACCTTGCAAATATTGCATAAATCATCATTAGATAGCTTAGATTTGATAGGTAACTTATCAATTAGAAGCAACCATCTAAAAGTTTTCTTTTTAGGAGCTATAGGAGCATATACTTTTAAACAGCTTGCCCCATTGAGCAGGGGATGAATTAGAATACCAAACAGCATTAACATGATTAACAATATTATCATTATACATCAATGTATTATAAATGGAGATTGATTTAACATTACAGAGCAAGTTGCCATCAGTCCAAGAAAAAGATACAAACCTGTCATAAAAAATATCACATATTTTGGGTAACTGTAGGAAGTTATAGACATTGCACATGATACTATAAGTCCTTTTATCAAATAGGGGAAGCTGAAACTTATAGGAGAGCTTGTCCCACGAAATGAGATTACAATTAATAATGATATATTTAAAGAAGTAGATACCTTTTCAGGCCCAACTCTTAGCTAAGTAGCCCTGAGTGAGTACGAGGGGTTTACCATTGTGCATAAGATTCCACCAGATTGATCTTTCTCCACACACAAACTCATCCTAGCTGATCCAATTATTACCAATATTATGTCTAACACTCTCCCAAGCCTTTCAAATCGATTTAAAGATAGCAGAACCTACGGGGGATATTGAGAAATTTCTAGCTATTAGGTAACTAAGGGGGAGGAATTTCCATGACTT is a genomic window of Cryptomeria japonica chromosome 7, Sugi_1.0, whole genome shotgun sequence containing:
- the LOC131040004 gene encoding uncharacterized protein LOC131040004 translates to MPQIEGRGNPLNKKGDPFFVGALGKNAQLLKDLKFCIENPRVKTLVPTIAIPKGLVDELGDGHVRKILCPLPLVLGLDKPSVVPNFLMALQAKGWDAVRLNAYVTRWARSDCAQMLLGMRETDAIVLTSITETQGLLKNLLFFGC
- the LOC131040003 gene encoding uncharacterized protein LOC131040003 yields the protein MGIDNFFFQKPAGSVALSFGLDLARSLNIKDIVIEGDSMLEIHCSVLSRKWELLSRSLPSLIFSEDIFYSSAFRRRGLVNIIDGILNSHSADLALFQFQLQTSVISSATLNEWVHCAALKHVKEMSLEFLREVEVPTSVFSCRKLRYLALRNFRLENMPDSFARFDFLTKLCLNYTYLNDMTFQRMLDLCPVLKILAVGNCHGLQRVNIRFNRHHFLNLDIPPSHHRIDRIREITANCPRLESLAIEVLYHVEKMEFDLPQCLRLSIVVPRLEPFENLTSLTEMTSFRRILCEGLGEEIEGTD